A part of Campylobacter concisus genomic DNA contains:
- a CDS encoding type IV secretion system protein has protein sequence MAFEERKIDPNFIFRAERSIKAYMFYTIIALAVVSVSLAVAIALLTPLKETKPVLLKFSDGDSRFVTIDDTSLNVRSNEELLKSILAGYVKNREMINRIDDVERYNEIRTQSSRQVWEAFQSLVSDPNSIYTTKNYFRNIQILNVAVLSQNVATVDFQAEITNPTRTEVSYKKYRSAIEYDFRNQSGTYADTMKNPTGFIVSKYQITQILDEKGSK, from the coding sequence ATGGCGTTTGAAGAGAGAAAGATCGACCCAAATTTTATTTTTAGAGCCGAAAGAAGCATTAAAGCGTATATGTTTTATACGATCATAGCCCTCGCGGTCGTAAGCGTAAGTCTGGCGGTAGCAATAGCGCTTTTAACGCCGTTAAAGGAGACAAAGCCGGTTTTACTTAAATTTTCAGACGGCGACTCCCGCTTCGTGACTATAGACGATACGAGCCTAAATGTCCGCAGCAACGAAGAGCTGCTAAAAAGCATTTTAGCTGGATACGTTAAAAACAGAGAGATGATAAATCGCATAGACGATGTCGAGCGCTACAACGAGATACGCACGCAAAGCAGCAGGCAGGTATGGGAAGCATTTCAAAGTTTAGTAAGCGATCCCAACTCGATTTATACGACTAAAAATTACTTCCGTAACATTCAAATTTTAAACGTAGCCGTTTTAAGTCAAAACGTAGCGACGGTCGACTTCCAGGCCGAGATCACGAATCCTACGCGCACTGAAGTAAGCTATAAAAAATACAGAAGCGCGATAGAGTACGACTTTCGCAACCAAAGTGGCACATACGCCGATACGATGAAAAATCCTACCGGTTTTATCGTAAGTAAATATCAAATAACGCAAATTTTGGACGAAAAGGGCTCAAAATGA
- a CDS encoding type IV secretion system protein, whose protein sequence is MKKTFISIGAATALFFSSANAGGVPVIDVAAIAQAVMGYTQTLKDYAEQIKQYEQMVKDTLNFEKQMAELGIDMNSIYDILGDAQSMISQMQSIYDNVKNIPNDIMGDIARVQNACSFLENNSQFFGMTLGKTKSSIKSKVNRCTYALRDGANLSKSIDELTKQMNKAVDPIQRANYQAQINNIKNAEKFLQERDNIEKTNALLAFEDTFHSDDKTNPYSKAKMNDDLKQLSKQLSKPNNQKQAQALTNSILLKILENLQHQYELNINYTSTMATSKQLNESGSNKNLTEESFNQSVVEYKRNDAIFEPETKQLPKDELGLPKFVYFK, encoded by the coding sequence ATGAAGAAAACATTTATATCTATTGGTGCGGCAACGGCGCTATTTTTTAGCAGCGCAAACGCAGGAGGCGTTCCGGTTATAGACGTGGCTGCGATAGCTCAAGCGGTAATGGGCTATACTCAAACGCTAAAAGACTATGCTGAGCAAATCAAGCAGTACGAGCAAATGGTCAAAGATACGCTAAATTTTGAAAAACAGATGGCCGAGCTCGGCATAGATATGAACAGCATCTACGATATACTAGGCGATGCGCAAAGCATGATCAGTCAAATGCAAAGTATCTACGATAACGTCAAAAATATCCCCAATGACATAATGGGCGATATAGCGAGAGTGCAAAACGCGTGCTCGTTTTTGGAAAATAATAGCCAATTTTTCGGAATGACGCTAGGAAAAACCAAAAGCTCAATCAAAAGCAAGGTTAATCGCTGCACTTACGCATTGCGAGACGGTGCAAATTTGAGCAAAAGCATAGACGAGCTGACCAAGCAGATGAATAAAGCCGTCGATCCTATCCAAAGAGCGAACTATCAAGCGCAAATCAACAACATAAAAAATGCCGAGAAATTCCTGCAAGAAAGGGATAATATCGAGAAAACAAACGCCTTGTTAGCCTTTGAAGATACGTTTCATAGCGACGATAAGACTAATCCTTACTCAAAAGCGAAAATGAACGACGATTTAAAGCAGCTTTCAAAGCAGCTGAGCAAACCAAACAACCAAAAGCAAGCTCAAGCCCTCACAAACTCGATACTGCTTAAAATTTTAGAAAATTTGCAGCATCAATACGAGCTGAATATCAACTACACCAGCACGATGGCTACTAGCAAGCAGCTAAACGAAAGCGGCAGCAATAAAAATTTAACCGAAGAGAGCTTTAATCAGTCGGTCGTAGAATATAAGCGCAACGACGCCATATTTGAGCCAGAAACCAAGCAGCTCCCGAAAGATGAGCTGGGACTACCAAAATTCGTATATTTCAAATAA
- a CDS encoding nucleotidyltransferase family protein yields the protein MKTTLPDLTKESILAYLSELKPGLEKDGIQKIGLFGSYAKGYAGKDSDIDIVVLADKKDFLDRLHAFKALAYLNDLKEQIAGKFHKSVDICDFYSEQKMQDDKIVKEAIYV from the coding sequence ATGAAGACGACGTTACCCGATTTAACCAAAGAATCGATACTCGCATATCTATCCGAGCTCAAGCCGGGTCTTGAAAAAGACGGCATCCAAAAGATAGGACTTTTCGGAAGCTATGCCAAAGGTTATGCGGGTAAAGACTCGGATATAGATATAGTCGTTTTGGCCGACAAAAAGGACTTTTTGGATAGACTGCACGCGTTTAAAGCGCTTGCGTATTTAAATGATTTAAAAGAGCAGATCGCGGGCAAATTTCATAAATCGGTAGATATTTGCGATTTCTATTCTGAGCAAAAAATGCAAGACGACAAGATAGTGAAGGAAGCGATTTATGTCTGA
- a CDS encoding TrbG/VirB9 family P-type conjugative transfer protein — protein MRNLIKLSIVSALALNLSAAELQEGLSEEQMNQIRAIMRQTQELVNEQQQNGSMGEDIFNDKNKDVNNNIQSNFKINPLGLYKQRQQPQGAKFNDPNGGQIPEQDVIDFGGAPDGSDRQIGKDELELMKNAIRNQDLKALQQKFHSKKYSGYENTQVVKYQPDKTIKIRTRHAMATTLIFDSEIDNFVLGDQTGFKIEQIPSQPNAIAIIPQLIGIDTSLTIFTGDGKIHTFYIFSTDYKNSSDPSFIVRIKDGETQKAKLAKLEEDGKEYLTIKDGIAELKVKKSDIYSGYTQKAKKENEWLLSAEIFSDKKFTYFKYSKDEMPQIPTIYAVIDKQDSPVETRVIGDYIIAETINPKFTIKSGDSYVCVERKETQAEKLRKEIRKNLNTDEEAVKQRQKENSKTITKNQEKYNESTKKARGF, from the coding sequence ATGAGAAATTTAATAAAACTTTCGATCGTCTCGGCACTTGCTTTAAATTTAAGCGCGGCCGAGCTTCAAGAGGGACTAAGCGAAGAGCAGATGAATCAAATCCGCGCCATTATGCGCCAAACGCAAGAGCTGGTAAACGAGCAGCAGCAAAACGGCTCTATGGGCGAAGATATATTTAACGATAAAAACAAAGACGTAAACAACAATATACAATCGAATTTTAAAATAAATCCGCTCGGACTATACAAGCAAAGGCAGCAGCCGCAAGGGGCAAAATTTAACGACCCTAACGGCGGGCAAATTCCCGAACAAGACGTAATAGACTTCGGCGGTGCGCCCGATGGTTCGGATAGGCAGATAGGCAAAGACGAGCTGGAGCTTATGAAAAACGCCATCCGCAATCAAGATTTAAAGGCATTGCAGCAAAAATTTCACTCAAAGAAATACAGCGGATACGAAAATACGCAAGTAGTCAAATATCAGCCCGATAAAACCATCAAAATTCGCACGCGCCATGCAATGGCCACTACGCTGATATTTGATAGCGAGATAGATAATTTCGTGCTAGGCGACCAGACCGGCTTTAAAATAGAGCAAATCCCAAGCCAGCCTAATGCTATCGCAATAATCCCGCAACTAATCGGCATCGATACTAGCCTAACGATTTTTACGGGTGATGGAAAAATCCATACCTTTTATATTTTTTCGACGGATTATAAAAATTCAAGCGACCCAAGCTTCATAGTTCGTATAAAAGACGGCGAAACGCAAAAAGCTAAGCTTGCTAAGCTTGAAGAGGACGGCAAGGAGTATTTAACAATAAAAGACGGCATAGCCGAGCTGAAAGTCAAAAAGAGCGATATTTACAGCGGATATACGCAAAAGGCCAAAAAAGAAAATGAGTGGCTGCTATCGGCTGAAATTTTTAGCGATAAGAAATTTACGTATTTTAAGTATTCCAAAGACGAAATGCCGCAAATCCCTACTATTTACGCAGTCATTGATAAACAAGATAGCCCGGTAGAAACGAGGGTAATAGGCGATTACATAATCGCAGAGACTATAAATCCGAAATTTACGATTAAAAGCGGCGACAGCTACGTATGCGTAGAACGCAAAGAAACGCAGGCCGAAAAACTAAGAAAAGAGATAAGAAAAAATTTAAACACCGATGAAGAAGCCGTAAAACAAAGACAAAAAGAGAATAGCAAAACAATAACGAAAAACCAAGAAAAATATAACGAATCCACAAAGAAAGCAAGAGGATTTTAG
- a CDS encoding DUF86 domain-containing protein, which produces MSDRKIIYRLELAVEKIDQVFEICKPKGVTAALEDELLAKPAIMKHIDVVYQQFKKLEEAQEYHILDKFKKEDIKGIRDIRNWSSHNYDNIQNEIIEDVIRTDLPNLKENLQKVIKETKQELCEDLQKKIDRFIKKQNILTPQAKSDLGADIQKGYNDLRKNGLELDKSYADKLKGIIKIKSNSNENIK; this is translated from the coding sequence ATGTCTGATAGAAAAATTATATACCGATTAGAACTAGCAGTAGAAAAAATAGATCAAGTATTTGAAATTTGTAAGCCCAAAGGCGTTACAGCAGCACTAGAAGACGAGCTGCTTGCAAAGCCGGCGATAATGAAACATATCGACGTCGTATACCAGCAATTTAAGAAGCTTGAAGAAGCGCAGGAATACCATATATTAGATAAATTTAAAAAAGAAGATATAAAAGGGATAAGAGATATCAGGAATTGGTCTTCTCACAATTATGACAATATACAAAACGAGATCATAGAAGACGTTATACGCACAGATCTTCCTAATCTCAAAGAAAATCTTCAGAAAGTCATAAAAGAAACAAAGCAAGAGCTGTGCGAAGATTTACAAAAAAAGATCGATCGCTTCATTAAGAAGCAGAATATTTTAACCCCGCAAGCCAAGAGCGATCTTGGGGCAGATATTCAAAAAGGCTACAACGACTTACGAAAAAATGGACTTGAGCTTGATAAATCATATGCAGACAAGCTCAAGGGCATCATCAAAATCAAAAGCAACTCGAACGAAAACATAAAATAA
- a CDS encoding toprim domain-containing protein: MKENLVELALDEILKNNGYFEKRDKSSRNYKTLTNDYGDTIVISRQSNGHYLYFNPNDSTDRGNIYSFAKNRGVEVKDLIDEDKIKDIKELQNNTIPKTTTKKIDNEIIEKFKKLDKTDKNSFLISRRKLSGELLAQFSSLKQDSKYQNAVVPTYTLTSVQTDAGTKEFLKQSGTISYLSKPLTRDPQGKAYDKPIKQLCNGNKGLEILKADNAHKNPKEFKNIIISESMIDTLSFCEMKGINLQETLLCSTNGQISTSQKDAIKALRKLAPDAKFTLAFDNDDRGKEFGKIVEQIVPNADRQMPILKDFNDDLVVGKALGLAARNISKENILKPLSELGKKVEYLSKKYDFLEPCAKNERVNELLKFNPSKFKEIAPKVQRLPGMRECFKRLNLVERKIGREYSRAI, encoded by the coding sequence ATGAAAGAAAATCTAGTCGAGCTCGCACTCGATGAAATTTTAAAAAATAACGGCTACTTTGAAAAAAGAGACAAAAGTAGCCGTAACTACAAAACGCTTACGAACGACTACGGAGATACGATAGTCATATCACGCCAATCAAACGGCCACTACTTATATTTTAATCCAAATGACAGTACCGATCGGGGCAATATTTACAGCTTCGCTAAAAATCGCGGAGTAGAAGTAAAAGATTTAATAGACGAAGACAAAATAAAAGATATAAAAGAGTTACAAAACAATACTATACCAAAAACAACTACTAAAAAAATCGATAATGAAATAATAGAAAAATTTAAAAAATTAGATAAGACGGATAAAAATTCATTTTTAATTAGCCGTAGGAAGCTAAGCGGAGAACTATTGGCACAATTTAGCAGCCTAAAACAAGACAGTAAATACCAAAACGCGGTCGTACCGACGTACACATTAACGTCAGTGCAAACGGACGCCGGCACGAAAGAGTTTTTAAAGCAAAGCGGAACGATAAGCTATCTCTCAAAGCCCTTAACACGCGATCCGCAAGGAAAAGCATATGATAAGCCTATCAAGCAGCTTTGCAACGGAAATAAGGGGCTAGAAATTTTAAAAGCCGATAACGCACATAAAAACCCCAAAGAATTTAAAAATATAATAATCAGCGAAAGCATGATCGACACGCTATCGTTTTGCGAGATGAAAGGGATAAATTTGCAAGAGACGCTGCTATGCTCGACCAACGGGCAAATATCGACATCGCAAAAAGATGCGATTAAAGCGCTTCGCAAGCTCGCCCCGGATGCAAAATTTACGCTAGCGTTCGATAATGACGATCGCGGCAAAGAGTTTGGCAAGATCGTAGAGCAAATAGTGCCGAATGCCGACAGGCAAATGCCTATATTAAAGGACTTTAACGATGATTTGGTAGTCGGCAAGGCATTGGGGCTAGCGGCGCGCAATATTAGCAAAGAAAACATTTTAAAGCCTTTGAGCGAGCTTGGCAAGAAAGTAGAGTATTTATCAAAGAAATATGATTTTTTAGAGCCTTGCGCAAAGAATGAGCGCGTAAATGAGCTTTTAAAATTTAATCCTTCAAAATTTAAAGAGATAGCCCCAAAGGTGCAGCGTCTGCCCGGAATGAGAGAATGCTTTAAGCGACTTAATCTCGTCGAAAGAAAAATCGGCAGGGAGTATTCTAGGGCTATATGA
- a CDS encoding TrbM/KikA/MpfK family conjugal transfer protein, which translates to MKKLVFSLIVGAIFAASGATAKETSAKDTATKTSAPKELGDVFTGDKKLACEAVLCLASATRPPECAASLKKYYSITAKKAHKQAQKRQAFLDLCPR; encoded by the coding sequence ATGAAAAAACTAGTTTTTAGTTTGATCGTAGGTGCAATTTTTGCGGCAAGCGGCGCGACCGCAAAAGAGACGAGCGCAAAGGATACGGCGACAAAGACGTCTGCTCCAAAAGAGCTCGGCGACGTATTTACCGGCGATAAGAAACTGGCATGCGAAGCGGTGCTATGCCTCGCAAGCGCTACGCGCCCGCCGGAGTGCGCCGCAAGCCTTAAAAAGTACTATTCGATTACGGCTAAAAAGGCGCATAAGCAGGCTCAAAAAAGACAAGCATTTTTAGATCTGTGTCCAAGATGA
- a CDS encoding type IV secretion system DNA-binding domain-containing protein, whose protein sequence is MARGIIGVIKEWNQNKKKEKLKRELGIDVSQEKPSIKNKTENDVLSKINKINKKADEILMIAEPQIYTLAKENNIACKYGENIIITKDGNASIAVELKGVSYAGISLDDETDYLLNRVMFFTTLKDDVEINLIIKKTKQDDKEYTDKNINPYANEIIKKWETDQDIYAIRYFLIISTMTKNITGLLESFKTKMTSEEGDESNESAKLKQKIELLSDTFSNIKNYFSIYQPRQLSGDEIINFYATYSNAKETNLAYTNELITDSYISSYVEFKKDYIEFYRNDGTTKYARFISVKAYETEQIKSIITSNLIKSNNEFMAMIYLKAYEKRKAIKKIKDTKAFAVELVRQELDQLMELIQADRENLVETSFSVYCLADSLKELENRSNELKNILENQGLNVVRETLNQKALYFSFFPSRGNLNARKKTLNISNLATIANFENEVTGFNQNDWGGEAITTFKHLNGTPYLFNFHWQPDGDRPAGHTMIVGGTGSGKTTLAQFLMTNLFKYPIDIFAMDKLRGMYNFTNYVDGEYHDSESDGFKLNPFSLADTNENRDFLKSWLRFMAEVKNDEHEAINDINNTIDRIYDMKQDGQTLTLSDFIISLPSDNNEKSRLKIRFDNYKGSIFDNKEDALNFTKQLSVLNMDGILQNKKTAGLTAIYIFHKLKNKAKNSADKRGFFCFIDELKDYLQDETMQEKILEAILEVRKIGGVMCMGFQNMSLFNNIERGSSFLDNIANFVIFPTNSEETLAELNAMIGLTPTEAKFLKETNSNARQILLNMKLRNESAKLDIDLSRLGSYLRVFSSSSDNVMLLKQLKNDSPIHWRKHYIEFKGKRN, encoded by the coding sequence ATGGCTCGCGGAATAATAGGCGTAATCAAAGAGTGGAATCAAAACAAAAAGAAAGAAAAACTAAAAAGAGAGCTTGGTATTGACGTAAGCCAAGAAAAACCAAGCATTAAAAATAAAACGGAAAACGACGTTTTATCAAAAATCAATAAGATCAATAAAAAAGCGGATGAAATTTTAATGATAGCAGAACCGCAAATTTATACACTGGCAAAAGAAAACAACATCGCCTGCAAATACGGCGAGAATATAATAATCACCAAAGACGGCAACGCAAGTATAGCAGTAGAGCTAAAAGGGGTAAGCTACGCCGGAATCAGCTTAGACGACGAGACGGACTATCTTTTAAACCGCGTTATGTTTTTTACGACTTTGAAAGATGACGTAGAAATAAATTTAATCATCAAAAAAACAAAGCAAGACGACAAAGAATATACAGACAAAAATATAAATCCGTATGCGAACGAGATCATAAAAAAATGGGAAACCGATCAAGATATATACGCTATAAGATACTTTTTAATAATTTCTACGATGACGAAAAATATCACAGGACTACTGGAAAGCTTTAAAACCAAAATGACTAGCGAAGAGGGCGACGAAAGCAACGAAAGCGCAAAATTAAAGCAAAAAATCGAGCTTTTAAGTGATACGTTCTCAAACATCAAAAACTACTTCTCGATTTATCAGCCAAGACAGCTAAGCGGCGATGAGATCATAAATTTTTATGCCACGTATTCAAACGCGAAAGAGACGAATCTTGCATATACGAATGAGCTGATCACAGATAGTTACATAAGCTCATACGTCGAATTTAAAAAAGACTACATAGAGTTTTACCGCAACGATGGCACGACCAAATACGCTAGATTTATCAGCGTAAAAGCCTACGAAACTGAGCAAATCAAGTCGATCATCACCTCAAATTTAATCAAAAGCAATAACGAATTTATGGCTATGATTTATCTAAAAGCCTACGAAAAGCGCAAGGCGATCAAGAAGATAAAGGACACCAAAGCGTTTGCGGTAGAGCTAGTCCGCCAAGAGCTAGATCAGTTAATGGAGCTAATCCAAGCCGACAGAGAAAATTTAGTAGAAACGAGCTTTTCGGTATATTGCCTAGCCGATAGCCTCAAAGAGCTGGAAAACCGCTCGAACGAGCTAAAAAATATCCTAGAAAATCAAGGATTAAATGTTGTCCGAGAAACGCTAAATCAAAAAGCTCTTTATTTTAGTTTCTTTCCTAGTCGCGGAAATTTAAACGCTAGAAAGAAAACGCTAAATATCAGCAACTTAGCCACGATCGCAAATTTTGAAAACGAAGTAACCGGATTTAACCAAAACGACTGGGGCGGCGAAGCGATAACGACATTTAAGCACCTAAACGGCACGCCGTATTTATTCAATTTTCACTGGCAGCCAGACGGCGATCGCCCAGCCGGGCATACGATGATAGTGGGCGGAACCGGAAGTGGAAAGACGACGCTGGCGCAATTTTTAATGACAAATTTATTTAAATACCCGATAGATATATTTGCAATGGATAAGCTACGCGGTATGTATAACTTCACGAACTACGTAGACGGCGAATATCACGATAGTGAGAGCGATGGCTTTAAATTAAATCCGTTCAGTCTAGCCGACACGAACGAAAATAGAGACTTTTTAAAATCATGGCTGCGCTTTATGGCCGAAGTTAAAAACGACGAGCATGAAGCGATAAACGATATTAACAACACGATAGACCGTATATACGACATGAAGCAAGATGGTCAAACGCTAACGCTAAGCGATTTTATTATATCGCTTCCAAGCGACAATAACGAGAAATCAAGACTAAAAATCAGATTTGACAATTATAAGGGTTCGATATTCGACAACAAAGAAGACGCCCTAAATTTTACCAAGCAGTTATCAGTGTTAAATATGGACGGCATACTGCAAAACAAAAAAACCGCCGGACTTACGGCTATATATATTTTTCATAAACTAAAAAATAAAGCCAAAAATAGCGCGGATAAGCGCGGCTTCTTTTGCTTTATAGACGAGTTAAAGGATTATTTGCAGGATGAGACGATGCAAGAAAAAATCCTAGAAGCAATCCTAGAAGTTAGAAAAATCGGCGGAGTAATGTGTATGGGCTTTCAAAATATGAGCTTATTTAACAACATTGAGCGCGGCTCGTCTTTTTTGGACAATATCGCAAATTTTGTCATATTTCCGACCAATAGCGAAGAGACGCTGGCGGAGTTAAACGCGATGATAGGATTAACGCCGACGGAAGCCAAATTTTTAAAAGAGACAAACTCGAATGCGAGGCAAATATTGCTAAATATGAAATTAAGAAACGAGAGCGCAAAGCTGGATATAGATTTGTCGAGGCTCGGAAGCTACTTGCGAGTATTCTCGTCAAGCTCGGACAACGTAATGCTTTTAAAGCAGCTTAAAAACGATAGCCCGATTCACTGGCGAAAACATTACATAGAATTTAAAGGGAAGAGGAATTAA
- a CDS encoding relaxase/mobilization nuclease domain-containing protein, whose amino-acid sequence MARRDWDAFFEELKAIRAGYTRTAKSEHKYVSFGSGAGFSRSHISFPKNNFAKQSVVKMISNLPKTSIKRCIDYALKNSLDGAAINEKGERVGSDEVLKDWGKDFGDNPNSKDAWHLIFSINEPCDDQQKLRALSESVHNVLGLNFSGHKYAFVLHTHQNNPHVHVVLNKRNSFTNKKIHFDSRSEIREFFDDVRTNFAYSLGARGLKYENKNFLQKDLKLEFNKVKSAVKLETDDYTAKDKINDYYSKMQDKNKQSYDTTAGRIEAMNNELAALKRDNEELLRLFLLYTKKRNKRAYKFARELKESNRVIKEKSKAVLSEIDKINKISSQATQLNEMRLAHYKDRSAGLNLLENFSYNYNKIYPKNRGASKADWQNYKKVCRAIAIHRGREDDAARKYFEDSLLVTRMLGRNESLFKLSAKLEILDKNLYVLQHSGIIGEEAAAFEKRLKSNKEFIADICQKRFDYVGKKLLNSDKIDKDGFLFKEYFKGVSVLGIKPDDRLVKIKNEKRLYKDVLAERSGKTKIQGSRPADQDKFNNELGGRE is encoded by the coding sequence TTGGCAAGACGCGATTGGGATGCGTTTTTCGAAGAACTAAAAGCTATCAGAGCCGGCTATACTCGCACGGCAAAATCAGAGCACAAATACGTTTCTTTTGGAAGCGGTGCAGGATTTTCTCGCTCGCATATTTCTTTTCCTAAAAACAACTTTGCCAAGCAATCGGTCGTAAAGATGATTTCAAATTTACCTAAAACTTCCATCAAGCGTTGCATCGACTACGCTCTTAAAAACTCTCTCGACGGCGCGGCTATCAATGAAAAAGGGGAGAGAGTAGGCAGCGATGAAGTTTTAAAAGATTGGGGCAAGGATTTCGGCGATAATCCAAACTCGAAGGACGCGTGGCATCTAATTTTTTCTATCAACGAGCCTTGCGACGATCAGCAAAAATTAAGAGCTTTGAGCGAGAGCGTACATAACGTATTAGGTCTAAATTTTAGCGGACACAAGTATGCTTTCGTGCTACACACCCATCAGAATAATCCGCACGTGCACGTGGTTTTAAATAAACGAAATAGCTTTACCAATAAAAAAATCCACTTTGATAGCAGAAGCGAAATCAGAGAGTTTTTCGACGACGTGCGGACTAATTTCGCTTACTCACTCGGGGCTCGCGGACTAAAATACGAGAATAAAAATTTCTTGCAAAAGGATTTAAAGCTCGAATTTAACAAAGTAAAATCCGCCGTGAAGCTGGAAACGGACGACTATACGGCAAAAGATAAAATAAACGACTATTATTCAAAAATGCAGGATAAAAATAAGCAAAGCTATGACACTACGGCAGGGCGAATTGAAGCTATGAATAACGAGCTTGCCGCGCTTAAAAGGGATAATGAGGAGCTCTTACGGCTCTTTTTGCTTTATACTAAAAAGCGAAATAAACGGGCATATAAGTTCGCTCGTGAGTTAAAAGAAAGTAACCGAGTCATCAAAGAAAAGAGCAAGGCCGTGCTATCTGAAATCGACAAAATAAATAAAATTTCCAGTCAAGCTACGCAGCTTAACGAGATGCGGCTGGCTCACTATAAAGACCGCTCTGCAGGGCTAAATTTACTTGAAAATTTTAGCTACAACTATAATAAAATTTATCCTAAAAATAGGGGCGCGAGCAAGGCCGACTGGCAAAACTATAAAAAAGTATGTCGTGCTATCGCTATTCATCGCGGCCGCGAGGACGATGCGGCTAGAAAATATTTCGAGGATAGCTTGCTAGTTACTCGCATGCTCGGGCGTAACGAAAGTCTTTTTAAACTAAGCGCGAAGCTTGAAATTTTGGATAAAAATCTTTACGTATTGCAACACTCGGGCATAATCGGCGAAGAGGCTGCCGCTTTTGAAAAAAGGCTAAAAAGCAATAAGGAATTTATCGCGGATATTTGTCAAAAACGCTTCGACTACGTCGGCAAAAAGCTTTTAAATAGCGATAAAATCGATAAAGACGGCTTTTTGTTCAAAGAATATTTTAAAGGCGTATCGGTGCTGGGCATTAAGCCTGACGATCGTCTAGTAAAAATCAAAAACGAAAAGAGGCTTTATAAAGACGTCTTGGCTGAACGATCTGGTAAGACTAAAATTCAGGGTTCTCGCCCGGCGGATCAAGATAAATTTAATAATGAGCTTGGCGGTCGAGAGTAG